The bacterium DNA segment GCCGATTCCGGCGCGATTGAGAGCAGAACGGCGCTCAATTCGTCGGTGCGATCGGCCAGACGGCCGTACTCCATCGCAAAAGGGACGCCTTCGATTGTGATTCCCCGCGCGTAGGCGACGAGCGCGCCGCCAGACACGACGACCCGGAAGTCCTCGTCGGGAGTTCCCGCGTAGCGCAGCTGACCTCGCCAGTACGCGTCGTCGCGAATCGTCGTCCACGGGTGATCCGCGTTATAGGCTTCGTAGATTTCGCGCACCGCGGGCAAGTCTGCACTCTCGAAAACGCGTATTTGAAAAGCATCGCTCGAAACCGCTCCAGAGTCCGAGCGCCGGATCGAGAGCATCGGTCGGGGCATCTGATGCCAGCCGAGCGGTTCGTAGAAAGTGAAACGTCCGGTGAAGAGCAGTCCGATCGGCATGTCTCGAGCGCGCATCTCCTCGGCCGCCTGGCGCATCAAGGCACTGGCCAGACCCTGGCTGCGATGACTCTTCAGACACGCAACGCTCCCGATTCCCCCCAGCTGCAGTTCCGCGTCGCCGAATCTCACCGGGATACGAAAAATCTGCACGCTGGAGACGGGGCGTTCTCCATCGCAGGCCAGTAGGAAATCGCCGGGTTCGAAGCCGGGAAAGTCATCCATATAGCTCGCGAAAAGATCGCGTTCCGAGAACGCTTCCTCGAGCAGATCGAGCACCGGTTCGCGCTCTTCGGCGCGCATCTTGCGGAACTCGATGGCCAACGATCAGTCGTCCTGCGGATGGACCTTGCGAGTCTCGATCACCTCGTGACTCGCGAACACTCCCTGCACCACATACGGGTCCGTGGCGGCAAAAGCCTGTGCGGCGCTGAGATCTTCAGCTTCGAACACGATCACACTTCCGCAAGGCTGGCTCTGGGCGTCGATCAGCGGCCCTGCGTAGGAAACGCCCCCGCTATCGGCCAGAGGTTGCAGGTTTGCAAGGTGCGCCTCGCGGTGTTGCTTGCGCAACTCGAGGCCCCGGGAACTGTCTCGACCAATCATTACGAATAGCGGCATGCCGCTATTCTACGCGAGCTTCACCGC contains these protein-coding regions:
- a CDS encoding GNAT family N-acetyltransferase codes for the protein MAIEFRKMRAEEREPVLDLLEEAFSERDLFASYMDDFPGFEPGDFLLACDGERPVSSVQIFRIPVRFGDAELQLGGIGSVACLKSHRSQGLASALMRQAAEEMRARDMPIGLLFTGRFTFYEPLGWHQMPRPMLSIRRSDSGAVSSDAFQIRVFESADLPAVREIYEAYNADHPWTTIRDDAYWRGQLRYAGTPDEDFRVVVSGGALVAYARGITIEGVPFAMEYGRLADRTDELSAVLLSIAPESARMALHTSHDSGLLDALNRADADPQPADDPSAMWKVLDSKKLHSLTGVEGELEDEALLHRIVGESGSIYWLSDRF
- a CDS encoding YciI family protein codes for the protein MIGRDSSRGLELRKQHREAHLANLQPLADSGGVSYAGPLIDAQSQPCGSVIVFEAEDLSAAQAFAATDPYVVQGVFASHEVIETRKVHPQDD